One Gordonia sp. SID5947 genomic region harbors:
- a CDS encoding arylsulfatase has product MSESPASAFPTLPPQDSLPFPGKTSGSLAGRTMQESVYSPQPATSPLPADSPNILVVLIDDAGPGLPSTFGGEVRTDTLTRIRDEGISYNRFHTTAMCSPTRASLLTGRNHHRIGNGQIAELANDWDGYSGHIPTSTALCAEVLTDYGYATAAFGKWHNTPAEETTPAGPYHNWPTGKGFEYFYGFLAGEASQWEPNLVRNTTSVLPPKRPEDGYHLSEDLADDAIHWLRQHKAFEADKPFFMYWASGCLHGPHHIMKEWADKYAGKFDDGWDAYRERVFERAKTQGWIPDDAELTERDPSLTAWEDIPEDQRPFQRRLMEVAAGYAEHVDVQVGRLIDEIENLGYDENTLILYIWGDNGSSGEGQNGTISELVAQNGIPTTVDMHIKALEELGGLDVLGSPKTDNQYHAAWAWAGSTPYKGMKLLASHLGGTRNPMAIRWPKAITPDSRPRRQFHHCNDIVPTIYEVIGITPPRVVRGVEQQPLDGVSFAYTFDDAEADGRLLTQYFEIMGSRAIYHDGWMASAFGPRSPWVPGLPPGIEDWTPDQDVWELYHLDEDWTQARDLAAEHPEKLTQLKEIFAIEAARNSVYPVGGGLWVPVYHPEMRISTPYREWTFTGDIVRMPEFCAPGLGNRANSVQIDAELPDHANGVLYALGGAGGGLTCYFDDGHLCFEYNLFIMQRTKFRSSEPIPAGRVALEITTEFAETRPGGPLTITMSANGDTVATGSVPISVPLLFSANECLDIGTCLGSPVSMDYYDRAPFPFEGTIDTVKVRYLS; this is encoded by the coding sequence ATGTCCGAGAGTCCCGCTTCCGCCTTTCCCACACTCCCGCCACAGGATTCACTGCCGTTCCCCGGCAAGACCTCCGGCTCCCTGGCCGGTCGGACCATGCAAGAGTCCGTCTACTCGCCGCAGCCCGCGACGAGTCCGCTGCCCGCCGATTCCCCGAACATCCTGGTGGTCTTGATCGACGACGCGGGGCCGGGGCTGCCGAGCACATTCGGCGGCGAGGTGCGAACCGACACGCTCACGCGGATCCGTGACGAGGGCATCAGCTACAACCGATTCCACACCACCGCGATGTGCTCGCCGACCCGTGCCTCGCTGCTCACCGGACGCAATCACCATCGGATCGGCAACGGTCAGATCGCGGAACTGGCAAACGATTGGGACGGATACTCTGGTCACATCCCGACCAGCACCGCCCTGTGCGCCGAGGTCCTCACCGACTATGGTTACGCGACAGCAGCTTTCGGCAAGTGGCACAACACGCCTGCCGAGGAGACCACGCCGGCGGGTCCGTATCACAATTGGCCGACCGGCAAAGGTTTCGAGTACTTCTACGGATTCCTGGCGGGAGAGGCGTCGCAGTGGGAGCCGAACCTGGTTCGCAACACCACGAGCGTCCTCCCGCCCAAGCGACCCGAGGACGGCTACCACCTCAGCGAGGATCTCGCTGACGACGCGATCCACTGGCTACGACAGCACAAGGCCTTCGAGGCCGACAAACCGTTCTTCATGTACTGGGCCAGCGGCTGCCTGCACGGCCCGCATCACATCATGAAGGAATGGGCCGACAAGTATGCCGGCAAGTTCGACGACGGGTGGGATGCCTACCGCGAGCGCGTGTTCGAGCGTGCCAAGACCCAGGGCTGGATCCCCGACGATGCGGAACTGACCGAACGCGACCCCAGTCTCACCGCGTGGGAGGACATCCCCGAGGATCAGCGGCCGTTCCAGCGGCGACTGATGGAGGTGGCGGCCGGATATGCCGAACACGTCGACGTCCAGGTCGGCCGCCTCATCGACGAGATCGAGAATCTCGGGTACGACGAGAACACCCTGATCCTCTACATCTGGGGCGACAACGGATCGTCGGGAGAAGGACAGAACGGCACGATCAGCGAGCTCGTCGCGCAGAACGGCATACCCACCACCGTCGACATGCACATCAAAGCGCTCGAGGAGCTCGGGGGACTCGATGTGCTCGGCTCACCCAAGACCGACAACCAGTACCACGCCGCCTGGGCGTGGGCGGGCAGCACGCCGTACAAGGGGATGAAACTGCTCGCCTCACATCTCGGCGGGACCCGCAACCCGATGGCGATTCGATGGCCGAAGGCGATCACTCCGGATTCGCGGCCTCGCAGGCAATTCCACCACTGCAACGACATCGTGCCGACCATCTACGAGGTCATCGGGATCACGCCGCCCCGCGTGGTCCGCGGTGTCGAGCAGCAGCCGCTCGACGGCGTCAGCTTCGCGTACACCTTCGACGATGCGGAGGCAGACGGGCGGCTGCTCACACAGTATTTCGAGATCATGGGGAGCCGTGCGATCTACCACGACGGCTGGATGGCATCGGCGTTCGGGCCGCGGTCGCCCTGGGTTCCCGGGCTGCCACCCGGCATCGAGGACTGGACTCCCGACCAAGATGTCTGGGAGCTCTACCATCTCGACGAGGACTGGACGCAGGCTCGCGATCTGGCTGCCGAACACCCGGAGAAACTCACCCAGCTCAAAGAGATCTTCGCGATCGAGGCAGCTCGCAACAGCGTGTATCCCGTCGGCGGCGGGCTGTGGGTGCCGGTCTATCACCCGGAGATGCGGATCTCGACCCCTTACCGGGAGTGGACGTTCACCGGTGACATCGTCCGGATGCCGGAGTTCTGTGCGCCCGGCCTCGGCAACCGGGCCAACTCGGTGCAGATCGACGCTGAGCTCCCCGACCACGCGAATGGCGTCCTCTATGCCCTCGGCGGTGCCGGTGGCGGCCTCACCTGCTACTTCGACGACGGCCACCTCTGCTTCGAATACAACCTGTTCATCATGCAGCGCACCAAGTTTCGGAGCTCCGAGCCGATACCGGCGGGCCGTGTGGCACTGGAGATCACCACGGAGTTCGCCGAGACCCGACCCGGCGGCCCGCTGACCATCACCATGTCCGCGAACGGCGACACAGTGGCGACCGGGTCGGTGCCGATCAGCGTGCCACTACTGTTCTCCGCCAACGAATGCCTCGACATCGGCACGTGTCTGGGTAGCCCCGTGTCGATGGACTACTACGATCGCGCACCGTTCCCGTTCGAGGGGACGATCGACACGGTGAAGGTCCGCTACCTGTCCTGA
- a CDS encoding acyl-CoA dehydrogenase family protein, translating into MAINLELPSTFDSAVERTHLAAEHIFRPISRKYDKAEHEYPTELDELGKLAKQGRSKENESDGDAPDSDAPSLNGPNMRALISAREMSWGDVGLLLSIPGQGLGNAAIAAVATEEQLEKFSGVWAAMAITEPSFGSDSAAVSTTATRDGDDYVINGEKIFVTAGSRADHVVVWATVDRSAGRAAIKSFVVPMTTEGVTVARLEHKLGIRASDTAVLRFENARVPADNLLGSPEVDTKKAFAGVMQTFDNTRPVVAAMAIGLGRAALEELRRMLSEAGHTIDYDKPAAAQHASVCEFIRLESDWEASWLHTVRAAWMADNKLPNSSEASMSKAKAGRTVTDVTNKAVEVGATAGFSETMLLEKWARDAKILDIFEGTQQIQQLIIARRVLGKSSADLR; encoded by the coding sequence ATGGCGATCAACCTGGAGCTCCCGTCGACTTTTGACTCGGCGGTCGAGCGCACCCATCTCGCGGCCGAGCACATCTTCCGGCCGATCTCCCGCAAGTACGACAAGGCTGAGCACGAGTACCCGACCGAGCTCGATGAACTGGGCAAACTCGCGAAACAGGGCCGTTCGAAGGAGAACGAGTCCGACGGTGACGCCCCCGATTCGGACGCGCCCTCGCTGAACGGTCCCAACATGCGCGCCCTGATCTCCGCCCGCGAGATGAGTTGGGGAGATGTCGGTCTACTCCTCTCGATTCCCGGACAGGGGCTCGGCAATGCCGCCATCGCCGCCGTGGCGACCGAAGAGCAGCTCGAGAAGTTCTCCGGCGTGTGGGCCGCAATGGCCATCACCGAGCCGAGCTTCGGCTCGGATTCCGCGGCGGTGTCGACCACGGCCACCCGCGATGGCGACGACTACGTGATCAACGGCGAGAAGATCTTCGTCACCGCCGGGTCCCGAGCCGACCACGTGGTGGTCTGGGCGACCGTGGACCGGAGCGCGGGCCGCGCCGCGATCAAGAGCTTCGTGGTGCCGATGACCACCGAGGGTGTCACGGTCGCTCGCCTGGAGCACAAGCTCGGCATCCGGGCCTCGGACACCGCGGTGCTGCGATTCGAGAACGCACGTGTCCCCGCCGACAACCTGCTCGGCTCACCCGAGGTGGACACCAAGAAGGCGTTCGCCGGCGTGATGCAGACCTTCGACAACACGCGTCCCGTGGTGGCCGCGATGGCGATCGGACTCGGCCGCGCAGCGCTCGAAGAACTCCGGCGCATGCTCTCCGAGGCGGGGCACACCATCGACTACGACAAGCCTGCCGCGGCCCAGCACGCGTCGGTATGCGAGTTCATCCGACTCGAATCCGATTGGGAGGCATCGTGGTTGCACACGGTGCGGGCGGCGTGGATGGCCGACAACAAGCTGCCCAACTCCAGCGAGGCGTCGATGTCGAAGGCGAAGGCAGGCCGCACGGTCACCGATGTGACGAACAAGGCCGTGGAAGTCGGTGCCACCGCGGGGTTCTCGGAGACCATGTTGCTCGAGAAGTGGGCGCGCGACGCCAAGATCCTCGACATCTTCGAGGGCACCCAGCAGATCCAGCAGCTGATCATCGCGCGGCGGGTGCTGGGGAAGTCGAGCGCGGACCTGAGGTGA
- a CDS encoding TfoX/Sxy family protein, whose product MAYDDDLAHRIRAMLAAECGLNEKSMFGGLAFLINGNMALAASGQGGLMVRVPPEETEVLLEFDHTAPMVMSGRDTRGWLRISDDGIRTERQLRRWVSIGADCARKLPPK is encoded by the coding sequence GTGGCCTACGACGACGACCTCGCCCACCGTATTCGCGCGATGTTGGCCGCCGAATGCGGACTGAACGAGAAGTCGATGTTCGGCGGCCTCGCCTTTCTGATCAACGGCAACATGGCCCTCGCCGCCAGTGGGCAGGGCGGCCTCATGGTGCGGGTCCCGCCGGAGGAGACCGAGGTACTCCTCGAGTTCGACCACACCGCCCCCATGGTGATGTCCGGCCGTGACACCCGCGGCTGGCTGCGTATCTCCGATGACGGCATCCGAACCGAACGCCAACTGCGTCGGTGGGTCAGCATCGGCGCCGACTGCGCCCGCAAGCTCCCGCCCAAATAG
- the leuS gene encoding leucine--tRNA ligase has translation MTSADSAHTASTAPAAGLPGHRYTAELAGEIEARWQRNWADQHAYEAPNPVGPLAGDLAAFGGGAADAEAKVFIQDMFPYPSGSGLHVGHPLGFIASDVFARYQRMIGRNVLHTMGFDAFGLPAEQYAVQTGTHPRTTTEANIERYLGQIRRLGLGHDERRRVATTDVEFYRWTQWIFLQIYNAWYDADQRKARPIAELVDEFASGKREVGDGRAWSSLDKAGRNQVIDSYRLVYESDSLVNWCPGLGTVLANEEVTADGRSDRGNFPVFRKHLRQWMMRITAYSDRLLDDLDLLDWPDKVKTMQRNWIGRSRGAQVTFTVPATDSSVEVFTTRPDTLFGATYMVLAPEHALVDTVTAAAWPAGTDERWTGGAADPAEAITAYRAAIGAKSDLERQENKEKTGVFTGAFATNPVNGEQIPIFIADYVLMGYGTGAIMAVPAHDSRDYEFATVFGLPIREVIGSEQGIETEAFLGDGPAVNSGFLDGLQVDDAKAKIVEWLEEQGTGRGTIQYKLRDWLFARQRYWGEPFPIVYDEDGNAHALPESMLPVELPEVDDYAPVSFDPDDEHSEPSPPLAKATDWMTVELDLGDGVKTYTRDANVMPQWAGSSWYQLRYIDPTNEDTFCAKENEAYWMGPRPAEHGVDDPGGLDLYIGGVEHAVLHLLYSRFWHKVLFDLGYVTSREPYRKLFNQGMIQAYAYTDARGIYVPADEVTERDGGYFYNGEPVTQEYGKMGKSLKNSVAPDDICRDYGADTLRVYEMFMGPLDQSRPWATKDVVGSQRFLQRIWRLVVDEESGQMRCTEGDLDDDTKRLLHKTIAGVREDYAELRNNTAVAKLTVLTNHLTKNFEKSGAPRAAVEPLVVMLAPLAPHVAEELWHRLGHQSLLARGPFPGADEQWLVEDTVEIPIQVKGKVRSRITVAADADEATVRAAALADEKIAPLLDGEPRKVIVVPGRMVNVVP, from the coding sequence GTGACTTCAGCTGATTCTGCCCACACTGCGTCGACCGCCCCGGCCGCCGGCTTGCCCGGCCATCGGTACACGGCGGAGCTCGCCGGTGAGATCGAGGCGCGTTGGCAGCGCAACTGGGCGGACCAGCACGCGTACGAGGCGCCCAACCCGGTGGGACCGCTTGCCGGAGATCTCGCGGCGTTCGGCGGCGGTGCGGCCGACGCCGAGGCGAAGGTCTTCATCCAGGACATGTTCCCGTACCCGTCTGGTTCGGGTCTGCACGTCGGCCACCCCCTGGGGTTCATCGCCAGCGACGTGTTCGCGCGGTACCAGCGGATGATCGGACGCAACGTTCTCCACACGATGGGCTTCGACGCCTTCGGGCTGCCCGCGGAGCAGTACGCGGTCCAGACCGGCACACATCCGCGGACCACCACCGAGGCCAACATCGAGCGTTATCTCGGCCAGATCCGCCGCCTGGGGCTGGGCCACGACGAGCGTCGACGTGTCGCCACCACCGACGTCGAATTCTATCGGTGGACGCAGTGGATCTTCCTGCAGATCTACAACGCCTGGTACGACGCCGACCAGCGTAAGGCCCGTCCGATCGCCGAGCTGGTCGACGAATTCGCTTCGGGAAAGCGCGAGGTCGGCGACGGGCGAGCGTGGTCGTCCTTGGACAAGGCCGGGCGCAACCAGGTCATCGACTCGTATCGTCTTGTCTACGAGAGTGATTCGTTGGTCAACTGGTGCCCCGGCCTGGGTACGGTGCTCGCCAACGAGGAGGTCACCGCCGACGGTCGGAGCGATCGCGGCAACTTCCCGGTGTTCCGCAAGCACCTGCGTCAGTGGATGATGCGTATCACCGCCTATTCGGATCGTCTGCTCGACGATCTGGACCTGCTGGACTGGCCGGACAAGGTCAAGACCATGCAGCGCAACTGGATCGGCCGTTCCCGTGGTGCGCAGGTCACCTTCACCGTGCCCGCCACCGACAGTTCCGTCGAGGTCTTCACCACCCGGCCCGATACCCTGTTCGGCGCCACCTACATGGTGCTCGCACCCGAGCACGCGCTGGTCGACACGGTGACCGCCGCGGCGTGGCCCGCCGGCACCGACGAACGTTGGACCGGCGGTGCGGCCGATCCGGCGGAGGCGATCACGGCATACCGTGCCGCGATCGGGGCCAAGTCCGATCTCGAGCGCCAGGAGAACAAGGAGAAGACCGGCGTCTTCACCGGCGCGTTCGCGACCAATCCGGTCAACGGCGAACAGATCCCGATCTTCATCGCCGACTACGTGCTGATGGGTTACGGCACCGGTGCCATCATGGCGGTGCCCGCGCACGACAGCCGTGACTACGAGTTCGCGACCGTCTTCGGGCTGCCGATCCGCGAGGTCATCGGCTCGGAACAGGGCATCGAAACCGAGGCGTTTCTCGGGGACGGCCCCGCCGTGAACTCCGGATTCCTCGACGGTCTGCAGGTCGACGACGCGAAGGCGAAGATCGTCGAGTGGCTGGAGGAGCAGGGGACCGGTCGGGGCACCATCCAGTACAAACTGCGCGACTGGCTGTTCGCCCGGCAGCGCTATTGGGGCGAGCCCTTCCCGATCGTCTACGACGAGGACGGGAACGCGCACGCACTCCCGGAATCGATGCTGCCGGTGGAGCTCCCGGAGGTCGACGACTACGCGCCGGTGTCTTTCGACCCCGACGACGAGCACAGCGAACCGTCTCCGCCGCTGGCCAAGGCAACCGATTGGATGACCGTCGAGCTCGATCTCGGTGACGGGGTCAAGACCTATACGCGCGACGCCAATGTGATGCCGCAGTGGGCCGGTAGCTCGTGGTATCAGTTGCGCTATATCGACCCGACCAATGAGGACACGTTCTGCGCCAAGGAGAATGAGGCCTACTGGATGGGTCCTCGCCCGGCCGAACACGGCGTCGACGATCCGGGCGGACTCGATCTGTACATCGGGGGCGTGGAGCATGCGGTTCTGCACCTGCTGTATTCGCGCTTCTGGCACAAGGTGCTCTTCGACCTGGGATACGTGACGAGTCGGGAGCCGTACCGAAAACTGTTCAACCAGGGCATGATCCAGGCCTACGCGTACACCGACGCCCGTGGCATCTACGTGCCGGCCGATGAGGTCACCGAGCGCGACGGCGGGTACTTCTACAACGGCGAGCCGGTGACGCAGGAGTACGGCAAGATGGGCAAGTCCCTCAAGAACTCCGTTGCGCCCGACGACATCTGCCGTGACTACGGGGCGGATACGCTGCGGGTCTACGAGATGTTCATGGGGCCGCTGGATCAGTCCCGGCCGTGGGCGACCAAGGACGTCGTCGGGTCGCAGCGGTTCCTGCAGCGGATCTGGCGCTTGGTGGTCGACGAGGAATCCGGTCAGATGCGCTGCACCGAGGGCGATCTCGACGACGACACCAAACGACTGCTGCACAAGACGATTGCCGGTGTGCGCGAGGACTACGCCGAGCTGCGCAACAACACGGCGGTGGCGAAGCTGACCGTGCTGACCAATCACCTGACCAAGAACTTCGAGAAGTCGGGTGCGCCGCGTGCGGCCGTGGAGCCGCTGGTCGTGATGCTCGCGCCGCTGGCTCCGCACGTCGCCGAGGAGCTCTGGCATCGGCTCGGGCACCAGAGTTTGCTGGCACGCGGCCCGTTCCCCGGGGCAGACGAACAGTGGCTGGTCGAGGACACCGTGGAGATCCCGATCCAGGTGAAGGGCAAGGTGCGCAGTCGCATCACGGTCGCGGCCGACGCCGACGAGGCGACGGTCCGCGCCGCCGCGCTTGCCGACGAGAAGATCGCGCCACTGCTCGACGGCGAGCCGCGGAAGGTCATCGTGGTGCCCGGCCGGATGGTCAACGTCGTTCCCTGA
- a CDS encoding SdpI family protein, translating to MVVDVIVLSVVAAVVVFALAAMWLVVGVLGMVGRLPRNRWVGVRADESMRSEEAFQVANRVAAPGLLAAAAILVLSGIVTLGIGGYWSVAFAVVGVIAALFVVGLVSAYGVRAAAALPDDETASDACGTSSCGACSLKSVCSNESAQA from the coding sequence ATGGTGGTCGATGTGATCGTCCTGTCTGTCGTCGCTGCTGTGGTCGTCTTCGCGCTCGCCGCGATGTGGCTGGTGGTCGGCGTGCTCGGGATGGTCGGGCGGCTCCCCCGCAATCGTTGGGTGGGTGTCCGTGCCGACGAGTCGATGCGCTCGGAGGAGGCATTCCAGGTGGCCAACCGGGTGGCCGCGCCCGGACTACTCGCCGCCGCCGCCATCCTGGTGCTGAGTGGAATCGTCACCCTCGGCATCGGCGGGTACTGGTCGGTCGCCTTCGCGGTGGTCGGCGTGATCGCCGCGCTGTTCGTGGTCGGCCTGGTCAGCGCCTACGGAGTGCGCGCCGCTGCCGCGCTGCCCGACGACGAAACAGCGTCGGATGCCTGCGGAACCTCGAGTTGCGGTGCCTGCAGCCTCAAGAGTGTCTGCTCGAACGAGTCCGCCCAGGCGTGA
- a CDS encoding bile acid:sodium symporter family protein encodes MSSPLAVIRGLLNRSPVDGFVLAILGAVLVAAFLPARGAAADVLDWVVVAAIALLFFLYGTRLHPREALEGLKHWRLHVTILAFTFVVFPLVGLALRPLVTPMVGADLANGLLFLCLVPSTVQSSIAFTSIARGNVPGAIVSASTSNILGVFLTPLLVVALMSTHNDMQIDASSVVKIVGQILVPFILGQIARPWVGGFFSRHAHATKFADRGSIVLVVYVAFSEGVREGIWSMVDAAQIVAVAVISLILVVVMLVVTRWVPQRLGFDRADVIAIQFCGTKKSLATGLPMATVLFAGSTVGLIVLPLMIFHQIQLILCSWLATRYGREPELVDAV; translated from the coding sequence GTGTCTTCTCCTCTCGCGGTGATCCGTGGGCTGCTGAACCGCTCGCCGGTCGACGGCTTCGTGCTCGCCATCCTCGGTGCGGTGCTGGTGGCCGCTTTCCTACCCGCGCGCGGCGCCGCCGCCGACGTCCTCGACTGGGTGGTCGTCGCTGCGATCGCACTGCTGTTCTTCCTCTACGGCACGCGCCTGCACCCGCGCGAAGCGCTCGAGGGGCTCAAGCACTGGCGGCTGCACGTGACCATCCTGGCATTCACCTTCGTGGTGTTCCCGCTCGTCGGCCTGGCACTGCGGCCCCTGGTCACGCCGATGGTCGGTGCCGATCTCGCCAACGGTCTACTGTTCCTGTGCCTGGTGCCCTCCACCGTTCAGTCGTCGATCGCGTTCACCTCGATCGCGCGCGGCAACGTACCGGGCGCGATCGTCAGCGCCTCGACCTCCAACATCCTGGGCGTCTTCCTCACACCACTGCTCGTGGTCGCCTTGATGAGCACTCACAACGACATGCAGATCGACGCGTCGTCGGTGGTGAAGATCGTCGGGCAGATCCTCGTACCGTTCATCCTGGGACAGATCGCACGGCCGTGGGTGGGTGGTTTCTTCTCCCGCCATGCCCACGCCACCAAGTTCGCCGACCGCGGCTCCATCGTCCTGGTCGTCTACGTCGCCTTCAGTGAAGGTGTCCGCGAGGGCATCTGGTCGATGGTCGACGCGGCACAGATCGTCGCCGTCGCGGTGATCTCGCTGATCCTCGTCGTCGTGATGCTGGTGGTCACCCGATGGGTGCCACAGCGACTCGGATTCGACCGCGCCGATGTGATCGCCATCCAGTTCTGCGGCACCAAGAAGAGTCTCGCCACCGGTCTCCCGATGGCGACGGTCCTGTTCGCCGGCTCGACCGTGGGCCTGATCGTGCTCCCATTGATGATCTTCCACCAGATCCAGCTCATCCTGTGTTCCTGGCTGGCGACGCGGTACGGCCGCGAGCCGGAACTCGTCGACGCCGTCTGA
- a CDS encoding XRE family transcriptional regulator — MTGDASNIVRDTGDPAPVQREVVGDPPTGGDLEAAIAHQVRLLRRNAGLSVAEMAAKVGISKAMLSKIENAQTSCSLSTLARLAAGLDVPVTSLFRGADAEREAVYTESGKGAVIVGRGTRIGHHYEHLGALRGQHKRLEPVLVTLTDDSEVFPRFQHPGTELLYMLEGVMVYGHGNAEYTLRPGDCLLLDGEGIHGPHDLVRLPIRFLAVTAYPDNHEAE, encoded by the coding sequence ATGACAGGTGACGCCTCCAACATCGTCCGCGACACCGGTGACCCCGCGCCCGTCCAGCGTGAGGTGGTGGGAGATCCGCCGACGGGTGGCGACCTGGAGGCCGCGATCGCCCATCAGGTGAGGCTGCTCCGCCGAAACGCCGGCCTCTCGGTCGCCGAGATGGCCGCCAAGGTCGGCATCTCGAAGGCCATGCTGTCGAAGATCGAGAACGCCCAGACCTCCTGCAGTCTGTCGACTCTCGCCCGCCTCGCCGCAGGTCTCGACGTCCCGGTCACCTCGTTGTTCCGTGGCGCCGACGCAGAGCGCGAAGCCGTCTACACCGAGTCGGGCAAGGGGGCGGTGATCGTCGGCCGCGGTACCCGAATCGGTCATCACTACGAGCACCTCGGTGCGCTGCGCGGACAACACAAGCGCCTCGAACCCGTCCTGGTCACGTTGACCGACGACAGCGAGGTGTTCCCCCGCTTCCAGCACCCGGGTACCGAACTCCTCTACATGCTGGAGGGAGTCATGGTCTACGGGCACGGCAACGCCGAATACACGCTGCGTCCGGGCGACTGCCTGCTGCTCGACGGCGAGGGTATCCACGGCCCGCATGATCTGGTCCGTCTGCCCATCCGCTTTCTCGCGGTGACCGCGTACCCCGACAACCACGAAGCGGAGTGA
- a CDS encoding CocE/NonD family hydrolase — MISGIFGILMAMVMVPATAGAAPSPTGGAAAARWAASHDGPQPYAGVAVTWDVPIRMSDGTILRANVYRPADGAGRATTRRNPVIVNMTPYTKLITAVGAAVTQHPVLEPLLRQLVTAVNQVATPIRDIADVSQLTNTLRDGGAKTFMVDLDLVRSGYTQVVVDVRGTGFSQGKWDVFQSREQADTLEVIDWAARQRWSNGKIGMSGVSYSAINQIQAANKNPAALKAIFPVEPGGDLIRDIVAPGGALGVGFLPMWLTLVNTTKLVPNVSSMLNGTFDWKWLADRISDPLTFYPQLLAALVTPDIKSVPPELDELLTDSSEPRKTWQDNAERITTPTLIYGGWFDLFTNSEVRMYNKIPLSPGKKQLIMGDGYHLTIGGGQQGRAGTPPRLDVLQKAWFDKWLKGIDNKVDAYGPVNLKQVGDQWISAKQFPRAGMSRQRLYLGDRRSGTAPHAVRDGSLTTAAPASHGRMTVSPGLLTLCSRDAAQQTAGALALFPFCARDARIPERDALTFTTAPMRTTRSVSGYTNLHLNTVMDASDGYWTATLNDVAPDGTSKVISSGQVMASLRGYDRSRSQFAPNGDVIDPFYNLTLASRQRVTPGKQVALDIGLLPTEALIKPGHRLRVDVFAMNVPRGLPLRPLLNESQLKPQHIQLDPQRPSFVNLPLSTPIP, encoded by the coding sequence ATGATCAGCGGGATCTTCGGGATCCTCATGGCGATGGTGATGGTTCCGGCGACCGCGGGTGCGGCGCCGTCCCCGACCGGGGGAGCCGCCGCAGCGCGGTGGGCGGCGTCTCATGACGGCCCGCAGCCGTATGCGGGTGTTGCCGTCACGTGGGATGTGCCGATCCGGATGAGCGACGGAACAATTCTGCGCGCCAATGTCTATCGGCCTGCCGACGGTGCCGGCCGCGCGACGACGAGGCGCAATCCGGTGATCGTGAACATGACGCCGTACACCAAGCTGATCACCGCGGTCGGTGCTGCGGTCACCCAACATCCGGTTCTCGAGCCCCTCCTTCGGCAACTCGTGACGGCGGTCAACCAGGTCGCCACACCGATCCGCGACATCGCCGACGTCTCGCAACTCACCAACACGCTTCGTGATGGCGGGGCCAAGACCTTCATGGTCGACCTCGATCTGGTGCGAAGCGGGTACACGCAGGTGGTGGTGGACGTCCGCGGCACCGGCTTCTCGCAGGGCAAGTGGGATGTCTTCCAGAGCCGCGAACAGGCCGACACGCTCGAGGTCATCGACTGGGCGGCCCGACAGCGCTGGTCGAACGGCAAGATCGGCATGTCCGGGGTCTCGTACTCCGCGATCAATCAGATCCAGGCGGCCAACAAGAACCCGGCCGCGCTCAAGGCGATCTTCCCGGTGGAGCCCGGGGGTGACCTCATCCGCGACATCGTCGCACCCGGAGGGGCACTCGGCGTGGGCTTTCTGCCGATGTGGCTGACGCTCGTCAACACCACCAAGCTGGTGCCGAACGTGTCGTCGATGCTCAACGGGACGTTCGACTGGAAATGGTTGGCCGACCGGATCTCCGACCCGCTGACCTTCTACCCGCAGCTGTTGGCGGCGCTGGTGACGCCCGACATCAAGTCGGTGCCACCCGAACTCGATGAGCTGCTCACCGACAGTTCCGAACCGCGAAAAACGTGGCAGGACAACGCTGAACGGATCACCACCCCGACCCTCATCTATGGCGGCTGGTTCGATCTCTTCACCAACAGTGAAGTGCGGATGTACAACAAGATCCCGCTGTCGCCGGGCAAGAAGCAGCTGATCATGGGCGACGGCTACCACTTGACGATCGGCGGCGGCCAGCAAGGCCGGGCCGGCACACCGCCACGTCTGGATGTCCTGCAGAAGGCATGGTTCGACAAGTGGCTCAAGGGAATCGACAACAAAGTCGACGCCTACGGTCCGGTGAACCTGAAACAGGTCGGCGATCAGTGGATCTCCGCGAAGCAGTTCCCGCGCGCCGGCATGTCCCGGCAGCGGCTGTACCTCGGCGACCGGCGGAGCGGGACCGCCCCCCATGCGGTGCGGGACGGCAGCCTCACCACTGCGGCCCCGGCATCACATGGCCGGATGACGGTCTCGCCCGGGCTGCTGACTCTCTGCTCGCGGGACGCAGCTCAGCAGACGGCCGGTGCGCTCGCACTGTTCCCGTTCTGCGCCAGGGATGCCCGGATCCCGGAGCGGGACGCACTCACGTTCACCACCGCGCCTATGCGCACCACGCGCAGCGTCTCCGGTTACACGAACCTGCACCTCAACACCGTCATGGACGCGTCCGACGGGTACTGGACGGCCACGCTCAACGACGTCGCGCCGGACGGCACGTCGAAGGTGATCAGTTCCGGCCAGGTCATGGCGTCGCTGCGCGGTTACGACCGCTCCCGCTCGCAGTTCGCGCCCAACGGGGACGTGATCGATCCCTTCTACAACCTGACGCTGGCCTCCCGGCAGCGGGTGACACCGGGGAAGCAGGTGGCCCTCGACATCGGGTTGCTGCCCACCGAAGCGCTGATCAAGCCGGGTCACCGGTTGCGTGTGGATGTCTTCGCGATGAACGTGCCGCGGGGGCTTCCGCTGCGCCCGTTGCTGAACGAGTCACAGCTGAAGCCGCAGCACATCCAACTCGATCCGCAGCGGCCGAGTTTTGTGAACCTGCCGCTCTCCACACCGATCCCGTAG